One genomic window of Neochlamydia sp. AcF84 includes the following:
- a CDS encoding YebC/PmpR family DNA-binding transcriptional regulator, translating into MAGHSKWANIKHRKGKADAKKGKIFSRIAKEIISAVKVGGGPEAKSNPRLRLALEKARAANVPNEIVERNIKKASNADQADYTEMMYELYGHGGVGIIVEVMTDNKNRVASEMRIATNKRGGTIATPGAVSFNFDRKGILQISKGQASEEELFLKATEAGAEDFDREDEMYLITTDPTALYSVKEALNQANIACEEVSLEMIPKSFIECNEECAKANLALIEWLEALDDVDAVYHNMNFSE; encoded by the coding sequence ATGGCTGGCCATAGTAAATGGGCAAATATTAAACATAGAAAAGGAAAAGCAGACGCTAAAAAAGGCAAAATATTTTCTCGTATTGCTAAAGAGATTATTAGTGCTGTAAAGGTGGGAGGAGGCCCGGAGGCAAAAAGCAATCCTCGCTTAAGGTTAGCTTTAGAAAAAGCACGCGCGGCAAATGTTCCTAATGAAATTGTAGAACGGAATATTAAAAAAGCTTCTAATGCCGATCAAGCAGATTATACAGAGATGATGTATGAACTGTATGGCCATGGAGGAGTAGGAATTATTGTTGAAGTGATGACTGATAATAAGAATCGTGTAGCCTCTGAAATGCGCATTGCTACTAATAAAAGAGGGGGAACGATCGCTACGCCTGGTGCCGTATCTTTCAATTTTGATCGCAAAGGCATTCTTCAGATTAGTAAAGGGCAGGCCTCAGAAGAAGAGCTGTTTTTAAAAGCCACAGAAGCAGGAGCAGAAGATTTTGATAGGGAAGATGAAATGTATCTCATCACCACCGATCCTACTGCCTTATATAGTGTTAAAGAAGCTTTAAATCAAGCGAATATTGCATGCGAGGAAGTTAGCTTAGAAATGATCCCTAAGTCTTTCATAGAATGTAATGAAGAGTGTGCCAAAGCTAACTTGGCATTAATAGAATGGTTAGAAGCGCTTGATGACGTAGATGCTGTTTATCACAACATGAACTTCTCAGAATAA